The nucleotide window CCCTTCATGGACGAACCTGGCTGACGACGGGGGTGACGGGGCTTTCTTTCTGGAGAACCGATCCCGATCCGCCACAAAATGTTCATTTTGTTCCAAGCCCTGTCTGTCGTGCGTGTCCCATGTCGCTGTCGTATCCGGAATGTTCCCTGGAGTGCGCCGAGGTCATCGAGGAGCATCTCCGGCAACATCCCGATGAGGTCGCGGCCTTCATCGTCGAACCGATCCACGGCAATGGCGGGATCATCGTGCCGCCGGAGGGCTATTGGGCACGGGTCCGGGAGATTCTCGACCGCCACGGCGTGCTGTTGATCATGGACGAGGCGCAGACGGGGTTTTGCCGGACGGGAAAACGGTTTGCGTTCGAACATTCGCGAGTGGTCCCCGATATTTTGACCGTGTGCAAAGCGTTGGGCAACGGGTTGCCGATCGCGGCCTTCATGACGACCGATGCCATTGCCGCCACCTATACCCGACCGGGGGCTTCGACTTTTGGCGGCAATCTGGTGGCGTGTGCCGCGGCCCTGGCGACGTTGAACTTCATGGAACGCAACCATCTTGAAGAAAAGGCGGCCCGGACCGGTGAACGGTTGCGGTCCATTCTGCTCCGATTGCAGCAGCGTGTCCCCCTGATCGCCGAGGTGCGCGGCAGGGGCATGATGCTGGGGGTGGAACTGGCCGATTGTGATGGAACTCCTGCCGCGGCGACCTTGGATAATATTTTGGAATCCCTGAAAGATCATGGGGTTCTGGCAGGAAAAACGGGTCCTGGCCGCAATGTGTTGACGCTGATGCCGCCCCTGATCCTCGATGCGTCGCAGATTGACCATCTTGAGGCGGCCCTGGAGCGTGTTTTTTTGGAATCATGAATTCGTCGCGCGATTTTCGAAGGGCTTCGTGAATTGAAAATGGCAATGTCCGAGAAAATGGAACTCCTTGCCCCGGCAGGGAATTGGCAAGCCCTGGAGGGGGTGATCGAGGCGGGGGCCGATGCGGTTTATGTCGCCGAGAAACGCTTTGCCATGCGACAACATGGGGCCTGGCTCAACTTTTCGGCGGACGATCTGACGCGGGTTGTGGCTTATGCCCATGAACACGGGGTTCGGTGTTACCTGGCGCTGAACAACCTGCTGACCGATGCCGAAATCACCTTGCTGACCGAAAGAATTCCCGATCTGATCGCCATGAACCCCGATGCCCTGATCGTTCAGGACCTCGGGGTCATTCGCCTGTTGCACGAAATGGCGCCGGGTCTTTCCCTTCATGCCAGTACCATGATGTCGGTACACCATCCTTTTGCGGCGCAACTCCTGAAAGAATTGGCCGTCACCCGGATCATCGCCTCCAGGGACATCACCCTTCATGAGGCGGCCCGCATTGGGCGCGAGAGCGGCCTGGAAGTCGAATATTTTGTCCATGGCGACATGTGTGTCGCCCAGGGATCGCAGTGTTATCACAGCGGGATCGCCGCCGGTATGAGCGCCAACCGGGGTAAATGCTTGAAATCATGCCGCTGGGCGTGGAGTCTGATCGATCGACGCGATGGCCGGGTCCTGGGGGAGGTGGCGGATCGCCACCTCCTGGCGCGTAATGATTTATGCCTGTACCATCAAATTCCCGAACTGGCCGTATCGGGAATCCATTGTTTGAAAATAGAAGGACGCGCCCGTCCCGCCGAATACCTGATCCCGATCGTCGCGAGCTACCGTCAGGCCATCGACCGTTATTATGAGGACCCAGTGGCCTACCGGACCGATTTTGCCCAATTGAACCGCCTCAAACACCATACCTTGCGCGAGGTCAACACCGGGCATGCCTTTCATCGGCCCGGACCCGGTTCCTCGGGGATCACGGGCAAACGGGAGCCAAGGTTTTTTTCGCTTGTCGTCCAGGAACGGCCCTGGGAAGGGGCTGATGAAGAAGAAATTCCTGGCGGGAGCCTGTCCGGGTTGCCATCAGGGACGCGGCCCGAACTCGTGGTCCGCTGCGGGTCGCCCGAGGGGGCGGAGGCACTGCTCGATGCCCCCTGTGACTGGATCACCATCGGCGGGGAACAGTTTGTCGCCGGAGGACGGAAACGGTGGGGCGGAACATGGATGCGCGAGTGGATGACCGCCGCACGAGGGAAAGGCAAAAAAGTCGGCATCCATGCCCCCCGGATCACCACCGAACGGGAATTCGCGGAACTGGAGCGGTTGGTGGCGGACCTCGGGGATCACCCGCCGGATGAATACCGGATCGCCAACCTGGGGACCCTGGCTTTTTTTCACGACCGTTCCCCGGCGCCGCTCCATGCCGATTATGGTGTCAATGTCTGGAATACCGGGGCGGTGGCGCTGTTGCGGCGGTTGCGGGTCTCTTCGTGGACCCCTGGTTTGGAATTGCCGCTGGCGGGCATTCTGGATCTTGCCAAACGGACGACCCTGCCGCTGGAGGTGATCGTTCATGGGGCCTTGCCGGGGATGTTGCTCGAATATTGTCCCATCGGTGTTCATTTGACCGCGACCTCCCGGAGCGATCCCTGTTCCGGACCGTGTGTCGGCGGGGCCTATGCCTTGCGTGACCGGGCGGGTGGCGTTTACTGGCTCGAAGCGGATCAATACTGCCGCAACCATCTGTTCATGGCCCGAGATCTGTGTGCCCTGGATCGGATCGGATCATTGGTCGCGGCAGGGGTTGCGCGCATCCGCATCGAAGGGGCATTGTACACGCCGGAGATCTTGTCGTCCCTGGTCACCTGCTACCGCCAGGCGCTGGACCGGGTCGCGGCGGGATTGCCTCTGGGCCCCTGGTCCCGCGAACGGATGGCGCGACTGGACCTTCCCCGCCCCTTGACCCGGGGTGTCTTCGGGCACACGATCGAGGCGGTATCACAACCACTGGCGGAACTCCCGACCAACCTGGTCATCCTTCATGATGTCACCCTGGAAAGGAAACCGGCATGAATGCGACTCCCCATTGGCGTTTACCGTTCGCCGTGGCATTTCTGATGGCACTGTCTTTTTTCGGATGGGACCGTGCCGATGCCGTGGAACCCGACTGGGAAGGGTACAAGGTGGTTCTCGAACGTCATGTCCATCC belongs to Magnetococcales bacterium and includes:
- a CDS encoding aspartate aminotransferase family protein yields the protein MSQSLDHTLLTQRMLEKKSRFLIPCVYHFYKNPMVLTRGEGGWLFDDGGRRYLDGYSGVGVVNCGHCEPGIVAAATRQMATLQHTTTIYLTEPMLLLAEALARFVPGGRLCRGFFCTSGSEANEGALLLAKLATGRKGFMALSRALHGRTWLTTGVTGLSFWRTDPDPPQNVHFVPSPVCRACPMSLSYPECSLECAEVIEEHLRQHPDEVAAFIVEPIHGNGGIIVPPEGYWARVREILDRHGVLLIMDEAQTGFCRTGKRFAFEHSRVVPDILTVCKALGNGLPIAAFMTTDAIAATYTRPGASTFGGNLVACAAALATLNFMERNHLEEKAARTGERLRSILLRLQQRVPLIAEVRGRGMMLGVELADCDGTPAAATLDNILESLKDHGVLAGKTGPGRNVLTLMPPLILDASQIDHLEAALERVFLES
- a CDS encoding U32 family peptidase, which translates into the protein MSEKMELLAPAGNWQALEGVIEAGADAVYVAEKRFAMRQHGAWLNFSADDLTRVVAYAHEHGVRCYLALNNLLTDAEITLLTERIPDLIAMNPDALIVQDLGVIRLLHEMAPGLSLHASTMMSVHHPFAAQLLKELAVTRIIASRDITLHEAARIGRESGLEVEYFVHGDMCVAQGSQCYHSGIAAGMSANRGKCLKSCRWAWSLIDRRDGRVLGEVADRHLLARNDLCLYHQIPELAVSGIHCLKIEGRARPAEYLIPIVASYRQAIDRYYEDPVAYRTDFAQLNRLKHHTLREVNTGHAFHRPGPGSSGITGKREPRFFSLVVQERPWEGADEEEIPGGSLSGLPSGTRPELVVRCGSPEGAEALLDAPCDWITIGGEQFVAGGRKRWGGTWMREWMTAARGKGKKVGIHAPRITTEREFAELERLVADLGDHPPDEYRIANLGTLAFFHDRSPAPLHADYGVNVWNTGAVALLRRLRVSSWTPGLELPLAGILDLAKRTTLPLEVIVHGALPGMLLEYCPIGVHLTATSRSDPCSGPCVGGAYALRDRAGGVYWLEADQYCRNHLFMARDLCALDRIGSLVAAGVARIRIEGALYTPEILSSLVTCYRQALDRVAAGLPLGPWSRERMARLDLPRPLTRGVFGHTIEAVSQPLAELPTNLVILHDVTLERKPA